One genomic segment of Clostridium saccharoperbutylacetonicum N1-4(HMT) includes these proteins:
- a CDS encoding pyridoxamine 5'-phosphate oxidase family protein — protein MEQIRYTQRICGDKNKINNFLEDKRVGALSMCDEYGNPYVIPVNYIYLNEKIYIHGMGSGKKNRIIETKPSVCFTVFEEFGTVVDIVPCKCDTSYFSIVIMGKMFLVKDINEKTQVLTKLVEKFMPNFFKNPLSNQFVEKYKSSFDKMPVSVYCLSPEILTAKENPIDMEHMFKNMKQI, from the coding sequence ATGGAGCAAATAAGATATACGCAAAGGATATGCGGAGATAAAAATAAAATTAACAACTTCTTAGAAGATAAAAGAGTAGGAGCCCTAAGCATGTGTGATGAATATGGAAATCCTTATGTGATACCTGTAAATTATATATATTTAAATGAAAAAATATATATTCATGGAATGGGAAGTGGTAAAAAGAATAGGATTATAGAAACAAAACCGTCAGTGTGCTTTACTGTTTTTGAGGAATTCGGAACAGTCGTAGATATTGTTCCATGTAAATGTGATACATCATATTTTAGTATTGTTATTATGGGAAAAATGTTTTTGGTTAAAGATATAAATGAAAAAACTCAAGTTTTAACAAAGCTAGTTGAAAAGTTTATGCCTAATTTCTTTAAAAATCCTTTATCTAATCAATTTGTTGAAAAATATAAATCGTCTTTTGATAAAATGCCTGTTTCAGTGTATTGTCTCTCTCCAGAAATTCTTACAGCTAAAGAAAATCCAATTGATATGGAGCACATGTTTAAAAATATGAAGCAAATCTAA
- the anfD gene encoding nitrogenase iron-iron protein, alpha chain encodes MPKHLFKCSECIPERGEHAVIKGEGEDLTDALPLGYLNTIPGSITERGCAYCGAKHVIGTPMKDVIHMSHGPIGCTYDTWQTKRYISDNDNFQIKYTFATDVKEKNIIFGAEKLLKKNMIEAFEAFPNIKRMTIYQTCGTALIGDDIEAVAQEVMEEKPDVDIFVCNSPGFAGPSQSGGHHKINIAWINNKVGTYEPKITSDYVINYVGEYNIQGDQEVMQDFFKRMGIQVLSTFTGNGSYDDLRGMHKAHLNVLECARSAEYICNELRQRYGIPRLDIDGFGFEPLSNSLRKVGLFFGIEDRAQAIIDEETARWKPELDWYKERLKGKKVCLWPGGSKLWHWAHAIHEEMGVEVVSVYTKFGHQGDMEKGISRCEEGALAIDDPNELESLEAVQTLKPDVIFTGKRPGEYVKKLGVPYLNAHAYHNGPWKGYEGWVRFARDIYNAIYSPMHQLAMIDISKDEISKENRFLTQRLISDASLSEDVVSSTTLREYTGKYDCLVGIRDKEYPHLESSEKITDVV; translated from the coding sequence ATGCCAAAGCATTTATTTAAATGTAGTGAATGTATTCCAGAAAGAGGAGAACATGCAGTTATAAAAGGTGAAGGTGAAGATTTAACTGATGCACTTCCATTAGGATATCTTAATACAATTCCAGGAAGTATTACAGAACGTGGATGCGCCTATTGTGGAGCTAAACACGTTATAGGAACACCTATGAAAGACGTTATTCATATGAGTCATGGACCAATAGGGTGTACTTATGATACTTGGCAGACAAAACGTTATATAAGTGACAATGATAATTTTCAAATTAAATATACTTTTGCTACAGACGTAAAAGAAAAAAACATTATATTTGGAGCTGAAAAATTATTAAAGAAGAATATGATTGAAGCTTTTGAGGCTTTTCCAAATATAAAAAGAATGACAATTTACCAAACTTGTGGAACTGCTTTAATAGGAGATGATATTGAGGCGGTAGCTCAAGAGGTTATGGAGGAAAAGCCAGATGTAGATATATTTGTTTGTAATTCCCCAGGATTTGCAGGACCAAGCCAATCTGGAGGACATCACAAAATAAATATCGCATGGATTAATAATAAAGTTGGAACATACGAACCTAAAATTACTAGTGATTATGTCATTAACTATGTTGGTGAATATAATATTCAAGGTGATCAGGAAGTAATGCAGGATTTCTTTAAGAGAATGGGAATACAAGTGCTTTCTACTTTTACAGGAAATGGTTCTTATGATGATTTAAGAGGGATGCACAAAGCTCACTTAAATGTTCTAGAATGTGCTCGTTCAGCAGAGTATATTTGTAATGAACTTAGACAAAGATATGGTATTCCACGTCTTGATATTGATGGATTTGGTTTTGAACCATTATCTAATTCATTAAGAAAAGTAGGATTGTTTTTTGGAATAGAAGATAGGGCTCAAGCTATAATTGATGAAGAAACTGCACGTTGGAAACCTGAACTAGACTGGTACAAAGAAAGACTTAAAGGTAAAAAAGTATGCTTATGGCCAGGCGGATCAAAGCTTTGGCACTGGGCTCATGCAATACATGAAGAAATGGGGGTAGAAGTTGTTTCTGTGTATACAAAGTTCGGGCATCAGGGAGATATGGAAAAGGGTATTTCAAGATGTGAAGAAGGAGCTCTTGCAATAGATGATCCAAATGAATTGGAATCTCTAGAAGCAGTACAAACGTTAAAGCCAGATGTTATATTTACTGGCAAACGTCCTGGTGAATATGTCAAGAAACTTGGAGTGCCATATTTAAATGCTCATGCATATCATAATGGACCATGGAAAGGCTATGAAGGCTGGGTAAGATTTGCACGTGATATATATAATGCTATATATTCTCCAATGCATCAGCTTGCTATGATTGATATAAGCAAAGATGAAATATCTAAAGAAAATAGATTCTTAACTCAAAGATTGATTTCAGATGCTAGTCTAAGTGAGGATGTAGTATCATCAACGACTTTGAGAGAATATACAGGTAAATATGATTGCCTTGTAGGAATTCGTGATAAAGAATATCCGCATTTGGAATCTAGTGAAAAAATTACCGATGTAGTATAA
- a CDS encoding type 1 glutamine amidotransferase: MRIHYLQHVPFENPGNIIEWAHKNGHKLTGTHLYNFEAVPTMEQLDWLIVMGGPMNIYEEEKYEWLKYEKRFIKEAIENNKIVIGICLGAQLITDVLGGKVTKNPKKEIGFFHINFDNGILKSTLFKGFPNVINVFHWHGDTFSEIGEGCEIVASSEACNNQGFIYNEHVVGFQFHMECKEKNVLSLITNCGDEIVTDMYIQSEEEIKANLDYLQNANSLMYTFLDNLEKYYLKRWK, encoded by the coding sequence ATGAGGATTCATTATTTGCAGCATGTGCCATTTGAAAATCCAGGAAATATTATTGAATGGGCTCATAAAAATGGCCATAAACTAACAGGAACTCATTTATATAATTTTGAGGCAGTTCCTACAATGGAACAGTTGGATTGGCTAATAGTTATGGGTGGGCCAATGAATATTTATGAAGAGGAAAAATACGAATGGCTTAAATATGAAAAAAGGTTTATCAAGGAAGCTATAGAGAACAATAAAATTGTAATTGGTATTTGCCTTGGAGCACAGCTTATTACTGATGTTTTAGGTGGGAAAGTTACTAAAAATCCTAAAAAAGAAATTGGATTTTTCCATATAAATTTTGATAATGGAATATTAAAATCAACGTTATTCAAAGGTTTTCCAAACGTTATAAACGTTTTCCATTGGCATGGTGATACATTTAGTGAAATTGGCGAGGGCTGTGAAATTGTTGCTAGCAGTGAGGCTTGTAATAATCAAGGTTTTATTTATAATGAACATGTTGTTGGATTTCAATTTCATATGGAATGTAAAGAAAAAAATGTTTTGTCTTTAATTACAAATTGTGGCGATGAAATAGTTACTGATATGTATATTCAATCTGAAGAAGAAATAAAAGCCAATTTAGATTATTTACAAAATGCCAATTCTCTAATGTATACTTTTTTAGATAACTTAGAAAAATATTATCTAAAGAGGTGGAAGTAA
- the anfK gene encoding Fe-only nitrogenase subunit beta: MSCGIEIKEKERAGVINPIFTCQPAGAQFVSIGVKDCIGLVHGGQGCVMFVRLIFSQHFKESFEIASSSLHEDGAVFGALNRVEEGVDVLLMRYPDVKVIPIISTCSTEVIGDDIDGVIRKLNDGLLKEKYPGREVHLIPVHTPSFKGSQISGYDVAVEAFVKHFAKKSEPNGKLNLITGWVNPGDVTEIKHILNEMEIDATVLFEIESFDSPLMPAEHTVSHGETTIEDLVDTANATATLALNRYEGAKAAEYLEDEFQVPATIGPTPIGIRNTDLFVQTLKEITGKSIPKSLAYERGVAIDAIQDLTHMFLADKKVAIYGSADLVISLAQFCLDLEMKPVLLLLGDDNTKYVKDPRIEELKKLQENVNFKMEIVTNADFWELENRIKNEGLELDLILGHSKGRFIGIDYKIPMVRVGFPVYDRAGMYRDPIVGYKGAMRLAELMANTIFTDMEYKKNKEWVLNMW, translated from the coding sequence ATGTCTTGCGGAATAGAAATAAAAGAAAAAGAACGTGCTGGTGTAATCAATCCAATATTCACATGTCAGCCAGCAGGAGCTCAATTTGTAAGTATTGGAGTTAAGGATTGTATAGGATTGGTACATGGGGGACAAGGTTGTGTTATGTTTGTAAGACTAATATTTTCACAACACTTTAAAGAAAGTTTTGAAATTGCATCTTCATCTTTGCATGAAGATGGAGCAGTATTTGGTGCTCTTAACAGAGTTGAAGAAGGTGTTGATGTACTTTTAATGAGATATCCAGATGTTAAGGTTATTCCTATTATATCAACATGCTCAACAGAAGTTATTGGTGATGATATCGATGGTGTAATAAGAAAGCTTAATGATGGATTATTGAAAGAAAAATATCCAGGTAGAGAAGTTCATTTAATTCCAGTCCATACACCAAGTTTTAAAGGCAGCCAAATAAGTGGATATGATGTAGCTGTTGAAGCTTTTGTGAAACATTTTGCTAAAAAAAGTGAGCCAAATGGAAAATTAAATCTTATTACAGGATGGGTAAATCCAGGTGATGTCACAGAAATTAAGCATATTTTAAATGAAATGGAGATTGATGCTACGGTTCTCTTTGAAATTGAAAGTTTTGATTCGCCATTGATGCCGGCAGAACATACAGTTTCTCATGGCGAGACTACTATAGAGGACTTAGTTGATACTGCTAATGCTACAGCAACTTTAGCACTTAATAGGTATGAAGGAGCAAAAGCAGCTGAATATTTAGAAGATGAGTTTCAAGTCCCTGCTACAATAGGACCAACTCCTATAGGAATCAGAAATACAGATTTATTTGTACAAACATTAAAAGAAATAACTGGAAAATCAATTCCAAAATCTTTAGCTTATGAACGTGGAGTTGCAATTGATGCAATACAAGATCTTACACATATGTTCTTAGCAGATAAAAAAGTGGCTATATATGGAAGTGCAGATTTAGTTATTTCATTAGCACAATTTTGCTTGGATTTAGAAATGAAACCAGTATTGCTTTTACTTGGTGATGATAATACCAAGTATGTAAAAGATCCAAGAATTGAAGAACTTAAAAAGCTTCAAGAAAATGTAAATTTCAAAATGGAAATCGTTACTAATGCAGACTTCTGGGAACTAGAAAACAGAATAAAGAATGAGGGACTAGAATTAGATCTTATATTAGGTCATTCAAAAGGTAGATTTATCGGAATAGATTATAAAATTCCAATGGTAAGAGTTGGATTCCCAGTTTATGACCGTGCAGGAATGTATAGAGATCCGATAGTAGGGTATAAAGGAGCAATGAGGCTCGCTGAATTAATGGCAAATACTATATTTACTGATATGGAGTACAAGAAAAACAAAGAATGGGTTCTAAATATGTGGTAA
- the nifH gene encoding nitrogenase iron protein, whose protein sequence is MRKIAIYGKGGIGKSTTQQNTAGAMAHFYGKNIFIHGCDPKADSTRLILGGMNQKTLMDMLRDEGEEKITVDRVVKQGFLGIRCVESGGPEPGVGCAGRGVITAIDLMEKNGAYTDDLDFVFFDVLGDVVCGGFAMPIRDGKAQEVYIVASGEMMAIYAANNICKGLVKYAKQSGVRLGGIICNSRNVDREREFLEEFTAAIGTQMIHFMPRDNIVQKAEFNKKTVVEYDADCNQAKEYGELARKIIENEMFVIPKPLQMDELEAMVVKYGIAD, encoded by the coding sequence ATGAGAAAAATAGCAATATATGGAAAAGGTGGAATTGGTAAATCAACAACTCAACAAAATACAGCAGGTGCAATGGCGCACTTTTATGGAAAGAATATATTTATACATGGTTGTGATCCAAAAGCAGATTCAACAAGACTTATTCTTGGAGGAATGAACCAAAAAACTTTAATGGATATGCTAAGAGATGAAGGGGAAGAAAAAATTACTGTAGATAGAGTTGTTAAACAAGGATTCCTTGGCATAAGATGCGTTGAATCAGGCGGCCCAGAACCAGGAGTTGGATGTGCAGGTCGTGGAGTTATTACAGCAATTGATTTAATGGAGAAAAATGGAGCATATACAGATGATTTAGATTTTGTATTCTTCGATGTACTTGGTGATGTTGTTTGTGGAGGATTTGCAATGCCTATCAGAGATGGTAAAGCGCAAGAAGTTTACATCGTTGCTTCAGGAGAAATGATGGCTATATATGCAGCAAATAATATCTGTAAAGGTCTTGTTAAATATGCAAAACAAAGTGGTGTAAGACTTGGTGGGATTATATGTAACAGCCGTAACGTTGATAGAGAAAGAGAATTTTTAGAAGAATTTACAGCAGCAATCGGAACACAAATGATTCACTTTATGCCTCGTGACAATATTGTTCAAAAAGCAGAATTTAATAAGAAAACTGTTGTTGAATATGATGCTGATTGTAATCAAGCAAAAGAATATGGAGAATTAGCACGTAAGATAATAGAAAATGAAATGTTCGTTATTCCAAAACCATTACAAATGGATGAATTAGAAGCTATGGTTGTTAAATATGGTATAGCTGATTAG
- a CDS encoding P-II family nitrogen regulator yields MKEVMAFIRIKKINKTKKALLNVGFPSMTCRNILGRGKKKIDFKLTISPLEAAKEIPEIYEASSEEHRLVPKRLITLIVNDDEVEKVVEAIMEVNSTGNPGDGKIFIIPISETYRIRTGETGEEAL; encoded by the coding sequence ATGAAAGAAGTAATGGCTTTTATTCGTATAAAAAAGATTAACAAAACCAAAAAAGCTCTTTTAAATGTAGGATTCCCTTCTATGACATGTAGAAATATTTTAGGAAGAGGTAAGAAAAAAATAGATTTTAAGTTAACGATATCACCTTTAGAAGCAGCTAAGGAAATTCCAGAGATTTATGAAGCTAGCTCAGAAGAACATAGATTGGTGCCAAAGAGATTGATAACGCTGATTGTTAATGATGATGAAGTGGAAAAAGTAGTTGAAGCAATTATGGAAGTAAATTCAACTGGAAATCCTGGGGATGGAAAGATATTTATAATTCCAATTAGTGAGACCTATAGAATTAGAACAGGTGAAACTGGAGAAGAGGCTTTATAA
- a CDS encoding HEPN domain-containing protein encodes MIKIKINGADPDTFNKNYKDAKAYHNRAEQFLSEGQYPSVVFNVASIALERYLIALGNLYGIDAENHNYGSLMDSVEIVIDFPEDLNKEIRFLDVVYDICSVDNSYSKNPDLLDLHQILVICSKVKNIIDEINDYPQNF; translated from the coding sequence ATGATTAAAATCAAGATTAATGGAGCGGATCCAGATACATTTAATAAAAATTATAAAGATGCAAAAGCTTACCATAATAGGGCGGAACAATTTTTGAGTGAGGGACAATATCCCAGCGTGGTATTTAATGTAGCTTCAATAGCATTAGAGCGTTATTTAATAGCGTTAGGTAATTTATATGGTATAGATGCGGAAAATCATAATTATGGATCGCTTATGGATTCGGTTGAAATTGTTATTGATTTTCCAGAGGATTTAAATAAAGAAATAAGATTTCTTGATGTAGTCTATGATATCTGTTCTGTTGATAATTCTTATTCCAAAAATCCTGATTTATTAGACTTGCATCAAATACTTGTAATATGCAGTAAAGTTAAGAATATAATTGATGAGATAAATGATTATCCACAAAATTTCTGA
- a CDS encoding P-II family nitrogen regulator: MLMVRAIIRIEKVDDVLKELSVAGFPSVSKMDVVGRGKQKGFKFGDVLYDEIPKEMLLLIVNDEDKDDVVNIIMRIARTGENGAFGDGKIFVSPVEEAYTVSTNSKGL; encoded by the coding sequence ATGTTGATGGTACGAGCAATTATTAGGATTGAAAAAGTAGATGATGTATTAAAAGAATTAAGTGTGGCAGGTTTCCCATCAGTAAGTAAAATGGATGTTGTAGGAAGAGGAAAACAAAAGGGGTTCAAATTTGGTGATGTACTTTATGATGAAATACCTAAAGAAATGTTATTGCTTATAGTAAATGATGAAGACAAAGATGATGTAGTTAATATAATCATGAGAATAGCAAGAACTGGTGAAAATGGTGCGTTTGGTGATGGTAAAATATTTGTTAGTCCAGTTGAAGAAGCATATACAGTAAGTACTAACAGTAAAGGATTATAG
- the anfG gene encoding Fe-only nitrogenase subunit delta, producing MIDPKKEKMNQLVDYIMKNCLWQFHSRKWDRERQNENILLKTKQLLVGELVKTDTPEDKCYWVDAICLADAFKSRYSWITDMTKEEIEKLMNEVKERMDLITIYGSLNLELTDPRY from the coding sequence ATGATAGATCCTAAAAAGGAAAAAATGAATCAGCTTGTAGATTATATTATGAAAAACTGTTTGTGGCAATTTCATTCTCGTAAATGGGATAGAGAGAGACAAAATGAAAATATATTGCTTAAAACAAAGCAGCTTTTAGTGGGTGAGCTAGTTAAAACAGACACACCAGAAGATAAATGCTACTGGGTAGATGCAATATGTCTAGCAGATGCTTTTAAAAGCAGATATTCATGGATTACAGATATGACAAAAGAAGAAATTGAAAAACTTATGAATGAAGTTAAAGAACGTATGGATTTGATAACTATATACGGATCGCTTAATTTGGAATTAACTGATCCGCGTTATTAG